From the genome of Halococcus salsus, one region includes:
- a CDS encoding DUF1931 domain-containing protein, with protein sequence MASTIVKSAVKEELSEMNVSNDFYDALDEDVSELLEKATQRADANDRKTVQARDL encoded by the coding sequence GTGGCTTCCACTATTGTCAAATCGGCAGTAAAAGAAGAATTGAGCGAGATGAACGTATCGAACGATTTCTACGACGCACTCGACGAGGACGTGAGTGAGCTACTCGAAAAGGCGACCCAGCGAGCCGACGCGAACGATCGGAAGACGGTGCAGGCGCGCGATCTGTAA
- a CDS encoding ParA family protein, translated as MVDKTATLCLSNRKGGVGKTTCSIHIAGALAQRDRDVLVFDLDPQGTITRGLGYSEYYNDMDLDVTLHEALLDRESISQVSEVVKEHPEFDVARSHRRMTFDTASKLSGEPRAEDRLELAFGELETSYDYIVVDCPPSLDVLTDNALLATQNVIIPTYPEELSVQGLDLLFDQVDELEQWHETEIRKLGLVANRIENNADADEYVELFQENFGSLWEIWQVRKRVVLQRAITDGRGSIFTHDEECDMAAEFEKIATTLDDTFGFAEAEPPTEVTH; from the coding sequence ATGGTAGACAAGACAGCGACGCTCTGTTTGAGCAATCGGAAAGGCGGTGTTGGCAAGACCACGTGTTCGATCCACATCGCGGGCGCTCTCGCTCAGCGAGATCGCGATGTGTTGGTATTCGATTTGGACCCGCAGGGAACTATCACTCGTGGCCTCGGCTACTCGGAGTACTACAACGATATGGACCTCGATGTGACGCTCCATGAGGCGCTCCTCGATCGGGAGTCGATCAGTCAGGTTAGTGAGGTAGTCAAGGAGCACCCAGAGTTCGATGTCGCCCGTTCGCACCGTCGGATGACCTTCGATACAGCGTCTAAGCTCTCCGGGGAGCCCCGGGCAGAAGACCGCCTGGAACTCGCATTCGGTGAGCTCGAGACAAGCTATGACTACATCGTCGTGGACTGCCCACCGTCGCTGGACGTCCTCACGGACAACGCGCTGCTCGCCACACAGAACGTCATCATTCCCACGTATCCAGAGGAGCTGAGCGTGCAGGGTCTCGACCTACTCTTCGATCAGGTGGATGAGCTTGAGCAGTGGCATGAAACCGAGATTCGGAAGCTCGGTCTGGTTGCCAACCGGATCGAGAACAACGCTGACGCGGATGAGTACGTAGAACTCTTTCAGGAGAACTTCGGTTCGCTCTGGGAGATCTGGCAGGTTAGAAAGCGCGTCGTCCTCCAGCGCGCTATCACGGACGGCCGTGGCTCCATTTTCACCCACGATGAGGAGTGCGACATGGCCGCTGAGTTCGAGAAGATTGCTACTACCCTGGATGACACATTCGGATTCGCTGAGGCTGAACCCCCCACTGAGGTGACCCACTGA
- a CDS encoding HNH endonuclease has translation MSNKNDESCFICGEENSIVLQRHHIIPRRYEGSDHSENLVTLCANCHVALERIYTDKVLTQLGRAWEEQQSNRDVSDILDILQSSTVPDPSRGEDTKSVREPFSFGAALAAAYHAVGKNFLKEVLVDLWDETRRGAEEGDPPNVRIEVQQDNSGTLFTRFQ, from the coding sequence ATGAGCAACAAGAATGACGAGAGTTGCTTCATCTGTGGAGAGGAGAATTCCATCGTTCTTCAGCGCCATCACATCATCCCTCGCCGGTACGAAGGGTCTGATCACAGCGAGAATTTAGTCACGCTCTGTGCTAACTGCCACGTTGCATTGGAACGCATCTACACTGATAAGGTCCTTACACAATTGGGCCGGGCATGGGAAGAGCAGCAATCCAATAGAGACGTCTCAGACATCCTTGACATTCTCCAATCGTCCACTGTGCCCGACCCTTCTCGTGGTGAAGACACAAAGTCTGTTCGTGAACCCTTCAGTTTTGGAGCAGCGCTCGCTGCTGCGTATCATGCTGTAGGAAAGAATTTTCTTAAGGAGGTGCTGGTAGATCTGTGGGACGAAACCAGAAGAGGTGCCGAGGAAGGCGACCCTCCAAATGTGAGAATTGAGGTACAGCAAGACAATTCTGGAACTCTATTCACCAGATTCCAGTAA
- a CDS encoding type IV secretory system conjugative DNA transfer family protein, with the protein MSDAEQSSEDVSESEDWRYAVTPAGEDEQRQFTRREMKMIAENGNIYAGSRARAMVEYAEEVPDQPRWIGATERDNKDVSLPYDLLFRHIFIGGLTGMGKSTLEKNIVQQHIYAGKGVCYIDPKGDDVLDILMSIPEERWDDVIFISPGSDAFRKQVGFNLLETHTEPGDPGFDGEVEGIVNDLKALLAADDYWGPRMDGIASNMLRGMIRHEFDFTLADMFGALLDEESRAEYANLIQASDEDLSFIQGYTNKIAELDDIDLDAIRRRLKDWVEEPTMRQIVAQRDAKTSIPQAVEDEKIILVNNNLPDEPKEAVATAILRQIWTAVDSRPSQRDQLMQDMAEADDGGVGEFDEEAVDEAVREHEKAGGSLDADYTPYFLVIDEAHDVLSEGSKVEKMLAKARSKRLGLTIASQQLRQLDQDAQDAILGNCNSLVVYDPGHPDEAQLLSRRFGEKDDQDLLETDQFHAWMRTATGPGKRSRPFLAEAFPPYPPLHDIKDAYRLIVSSLDEYGTVPPTSEEVQDKMHFSTAGSVEEQVEESQEIDDQQAAQVAKAAYDEWIRRDDQRRQNEQSGQNQEKQQGEESERWVPVEKPTTRKRVDHYLPTVDVSHVSLLWHVIDHVPDDLLEVRERDGEMFMRCTERGKNKIFETGSAGSAGGGKHRTLLKDGYAPLLRTGMVVSLPTQGDGDMPDGVADLSDVAMLDFDIGESTHRDVRNVSQQFEHQYPLLERFAIPRGANPVIMRRTEGPAIAIEAESSTGDSKPAQSLFNLAQAYNKGQRCLYTARERVAETLWQTLTENGYYSHSWSGEYERCYNGGELMVNGQMMLRPKGARQTVWLYDDENEEYLLRDSDGEEHARFESAEEVFENPQKYPATSGVVPDDQRDKYVPVYRPFIPEHHFDGGVSESAWDIIVVPEGADRPKDLRLYCGPDREQVSITEVLGEEQSVSVSIHGDRSSAENADAGTDRADVNAANEKTLAEDGELSNEQREQMKGEFGSLSELLESGE; encoded by the coding sequence ATGAGCGATGCCGAACAGTCTTCGGAGGATGTGAGCGAGAGCGAGGACTGGCGGTATGCAGTGACGCCGGCGGGCGAGGACGAGCAGCGCCAGTTCACTCGGCGAGAGATGAAGATGATAGCCGAGAACGGCAACATCTACGCCGGTTCGCGAGCGCGAGCGATGGTCGAATACGCCGAAGAAGTACCCGACCAGCCCCGGTGGATCGGCGCGACCGAGCGCGACAACAAAGACGTCTCGTTGCCGTACGACCTGCTCTTTCGGCACATCTTCATCGGCGGACTGACTGGGATGGGCAAATCAACGCTGGAGAAAAACATCGTCCAGCAGCATATCTACGCCGGGAAAGGCGTCTGCTATATCGATCCGAAAGGCGATGACGTGCTCGACATCCTCATGTCGATTCCCGAAGAGCGCTGGGACGATGTGATCTTCATCTCGCCCGGCAGCGATGCCTTTCGCAAACAGGTCGGGTTCAATCTGCTGGAGACGCATACCGAGCCCGGAGACCCCGGATTCGATGGCGAGGTAGAGGGTATCGTCAATGACCTCAAAGCGCTACTCGCCGCTGATGATTACTGGGGCCCACGGATGGATGGGATCGCCTCGAATATGCTGCGCGGGATGATCCGCCACGAATTCGACTTTACGCTCGCCGATATGTTTGGTGCGCTGCTCGACGAAGAATCCCGTGCGGAGTACGCGAACCTGATCCAGGCCAGCGACGAAGACCTCTCGTTCATTCAGGGATACACCAACAAGATTGCCGAACTGGACGACATCGACCTCGACGCGATTCGCCGCCGCTTGAAGGACTGGGTCGAGGAGCCGACCATGCGTCAGATCGTCGCCCAGCGCGATGCGAAGACATCCATCCCGCAGGCCGTCGAGGACGAGAAGATCATTCTCGTGAATAACAACCTCCCCGACGAGCCGAAGGAGGCGGTCGCGACGGCCATCCTGCGGCAAATATGGACTGCCGTGGACTCGCGGCCTTCTCAGCGCGACCAGCTGATGCAGGACATGGCCGAAGCCGACGACGGTGGGGTGGGCGAGTTCGACGAGGAGGCCGTCGACGAGGCCGTGCGAGAGCACGAGAAAGCCGGCGGGTCGCTCGATGCGGATTACACGCCCTACTTCCTGGTTATCGACGAGGCCCACGACGTACTCAGCGAGGGGAGCAAGGTCGAGAAGATGCTCGCGAAGGCACGCTCGAAGCGACTTGGTCTGACTATTGCCAGTCAGCAACTACGCCAGTTGGATCAAGACGCACAAGATGCGATTCTCGGCAACTGTAACTCGCTCGTCGTCTACGACCCCGGTCATCCGGACGAGGCGCAACTGCTCTCGCGACGATTCGGCGAGAAAGACGATCAAGACCTACTCGAAACTGACCAGTTTCATGCTTGGATGCGGACGGCCACCGGGCCGGGCAAGCGTTCGCGGCCATTTTTAGCCGAGGCGTTCCCGCCGTACCCGCCGCTCCACGACATCAAGGACGCCTACCGGCTCATCGTCAGCTCTCTCGATGAGTACGGGACAGTCCCGCCAACGAGCGAGGAAGTACAGGACAAGATGCACTTCTCGACGGCCGGAAGCGTCGAGGAGCAAGTTGAGGAGAGTCAGGAGATCGACGACCAGCAGGCCGCACAGGTTGCGAAAGCCGCCTACGACGAATGGATTCGCCGGGACGATCAAAGAAGGCAAAACGAACAAAGCGGGCAAAACCAGGAAAAACAGCAAGGAGAGGAAAGCGAACGCTGGGTTCCGGTTGAGAAGCCGACGACGCGCAAGCGGGTGGACCACTACCTCCCAACCGTTGACGTCAGCCACGTCAGCCTGCTCTGGCACGTCATCGATCACGTGCCCGACGACCTGCTCGAAGTTCGCGAGCGCGACGGTGAGATGTTCATGCGCTGCACCGAGCGTGGTAAGAACAAGATTTTCGAGACAGGTTCGGCGGGCAGTGCCGGCGGTGGGAAGCATCGCACGCTACTGAAAGACGGTTACGCGCCGCTGCTTCGGACGGGCATGGTCGTTTCGCTGCCGACGCAGGGCGACGGTGATATGCCCGACGGCGTGGCCGATCTCTCGGACGTAGCGATGCTCGATTTCGACATCGGTGAGAGCACCCACCGCGACGTCCGCAATGTCAGCCAGCAGTTCGAGCACCAGTACCCGCTGCTGGAGCGGTTCGCCATCCCGAGGGGCGCGAATCCGGTCATCATGCGACGCACCGAAGGCCCGGCGATCGCCATCGAAGCCGAGAGCAGTACGGGTGACTCAAAGCCCGCGCAGTCACTCTTCAATCTCGCACAGGCGTACAACAAGGGCCAGCGCTGTCTCTACACCGCCCGCGAGAGAGTCGCCGAAACGCTCTGGCAGACGCTCACTGAGAACGGCTACTACTCACATAGCTGGAGTGGTGAGTACGAGCGCTGCTACAACGGTGGCGAACTCATGGTCAACGGCCAGATGATGCTTCGGCCAAAGGGTGCTCGCCAGACAGTATGGCTCTACGACGACGAGAATGAAGAGTACCTGCTTCGAGATAGTGACGGGGAGGAGCATGCCCGTTTCGAGAGCGCAGAGGAGGTGTTTGAGAACCCGCAGAAGTACCCTGCAACGAGTGGAGTCGTACCCGATGACCAACGTGACAAGTACGTACCCGTGTACCGACCGTTCATCCCCGAGCATCACTTCGACGGCGGGGTCTCCGAGAGTGCATGGGACATCATAGTGGTCCCCGAGGGCGCGGACCGACCCAAGGATCTGCGCCTCTATTGTGGTCCCGACCGCGAGCAGGTATCGATTACGGAGGTTCTTGGGGAGGAGCAGTCTGTATCTGTGAGCATCCACGGGGACAGAAGCAGCGCTGAGAACGCGGACGCCGGCACCGATCGAGCCGACGTCAATGCTGCGAACGAGAAAACACTGGCCGAAGATGGTGAATTGTCCAATGAGCAGCGAGAGCAGATGAAAGGAGAATTTGGGAGCCTGAGCGAGTTACTGGAATCTGGTGAATAG
- a CDS encoding winged helix-turn-helix domain-containing protein, whose amino-acid sequence MAPTSPNTDRVSFESISEKMSRDRGELLAVIARSDGGIETGELRREVGVPSGSMHYHMEALRDWNLIEIVGEGEGNGSIPPKVYDATERGMEFLDRPTARTIPSAEEIDELHQRVEELSEQVENQRNQIVELIHLLDKRLEGSIVEDIHSGTGGDR is encoded by the coding sequence ATGGCACCTACTTCACCTAATACAGACAGGGTTTCGTTCGAATCTATCAGCGAGAAAATGAGCCGTGATCGGGGAGAGCTGCTTGCGGTGATCGCCCGGAGTGATGGCGGTATCGAGACAGGTGAGTTGCGTCGGGAAGTCGGCGTCCCGTCAGGAAGTATGCATTATCATATGGAAGCGCTTCGAGACTGGAATCTCATCGAAATCGTCGGCGAAGGAGAGGGTAATGGTTCTATTCCACCCAAAGTGTATGATGCTACGGAACGGGGGATGGAGTTTTTGGACCGCCCGACTGCTCGCACTATCCCTTCGGCGGAAGAAATAGACGAGCTGCATCAGCGGGTAGAGGAGTTATCAGAACAAGTAGAAAACCAACGCAATCAGATTGTAGAGTTGATTCATCTGCTCGATAAACGGCTCGAAGGTTCGATAGTTGAAGATATCCATTCTGGCACAGGAGGTGACCGATGA
- a CDS encoding ArsR/SmtB family transcription factor — protein sequence MAQATERLQRYLEDELGECRNEDVERRLDELGTLEGALGPTQVNAELDVLAALANETRYTLARVLVAAGEELCVCELQAVVDVSESGLSHALSALVDAGLVTGRKDGRWKKYQATNRAITLVTVLDGSVNGE from the coding sequence ATGGCACAAGCGACTGAGCGACTTCAGCGATATCTCGAAGATGAACTCGGAGAATGTCGGAATGAAGACGTTGAGCGACGACTTGACGAACTCGGGACGCTTGAAGGAGCACTCGGACCGACGCAGGTCAACGCTGAACTCGATGTCCTTGCCGCACTCGCTAATGAGACGCGCTATACGCTCGCTCGCGTGCTTGTGGCTGCTGGTGAGGAACTTTGTGTTTGTGAGCTTCAGGCCGTTGTCGACGTGAGCGAGAGCGGGCTCAGTCACGCACTCTCGGCGCTCGTCGACGCGGGACTCGTGACCGGGCGCAAGGACGGTCGCTGGAAGAAGTACCAAGCCACTAACCGTGCCATTACCCTCGTGACTGTTCTTGACGGGAGCGTGAACGGTGAGTAG
- a CDS encoding mechanosensitive ion channel family protein has protein sequence MVPLQQGFSLDPQLLLDQYGPAIISAAVTVALFAISFVVIYYVGKALVVRVLRTGLRSRGINETIVGLVISTVVGITAVVALALAATIAGAGVVLAAFGTLAGALALAVGFAAQDLIANFVAGIFIIQDKPFRTGDWIEWDGHTGVVQDVQLRVTKLNSFDNEEMTVPNSDLVNAVVTNPMGNDKLRVGVDFGIEYDADIEQARGAIVEEAKNLDGILPDQEPSAPVTSLGDSAVVLSGRVWIDPNKTGYASTVAAFTEAVKKRFDAEGIGMPYPYTEVTGSVSMDGVEGEFQA, from the coding sequence ATGGTACCACTACAACAGGGGTTTTCGCTTGACCCACAGTTGTTGTTGGATCAGTACGGACCAGCGATAATAAGTGCAGCAGTCACCGTCGCTCTGTTCGCCATCTCATTCGTAGTTATTTACTACGTCGGGAAGGCACTCGTTGTCCGAGTTCTGCGTACGGGACTGAGAAGCCGCGGCATTAACGAGACCATCGTCGGGCTGGTTATCAGTACAGTCGTTGGAATTACGGCTGTAGTGGCGCTGGCGCTCGCTGCGACCATCGCAGGTGCGGGTGTCGTCCTCGCAGCGTTCGGGACGCTTGCTGGTGCGCTTGCTCTGGCTGTGGGCTTCGCCGCTCAGGACCTCATCGCGAACTTCGTCGCAGGGATCTTTATCATCCAAGATAAACCTTTCCGGACGGGCGATTGGATCGAATGGGATGGTCATACTGGCGTCGTTCAGGACGTCCAGCTCCGCGTGACGAAGCTCAATTCATTCGATAATGAGGAAATGACTGTACCGAATAGTGACCTCGTCAATGCCGTCGTGACGAATCCGATGGGCAATGACAAACTCCGAGTCGGGGTTGATTTCGGCATCGAGTACGACGCGGACATTGAACAAGCACGTGGAGCTATTGTTGAGGAGGCGAAGAATCTCGACGGCATCCTCCCAGACCAGGAGCCCTCGGCGCCGGTTACGAGTCTCGGGGATTCTGCCGTAGTGCTTTCAGGTAGAGTCTGGATCGATCCGAACAAAACGGGCTACGCATCTACAGTAGCCGCATTCACTGAGGCCGTTAAGAAGCGCTTTGATGCGGAAGGAATTGGAATGCCGTACCCCTACACTGAAGTCACCGGAAGCGTCTCCATGGACGGGGTAGAGGGCGAATTCCAAGCATAG
- a CDS encoding RidA family protein yields the protein MESKQVSRSVPNRASDTSRKQRDGVNFTGAFGKKTGDSDLRFIEGQLPEHEGQVESDESPAQQLELALQNLETQLNQRGQELDDVLQITLYLTDMDAYESVNETYERYFEDTYPARTTVGAYELLGGAAVTINAVAALE from the coding sequence ATGGAGTCAAAGCAAGTCAGCAGATCGGTGCCCAACCGGGCAAGCGATACCAGCCGAAAACAGCGTGATGGAGTGAACTTCACAGGTGCATTCGGAAAGAAGACCGGTGACTCGGACCTTCGTTTCATTGAGGGGCAACTTCCCGAACACGAAGGCCAGGTTGAAAGCGACGAATCGCCTGCCCAGCAGCTCGAACTCGCCTTACAGAACCTCGAAACTCAGCTAAATCAGCGCGGGCAGGAACTGGATGACGTGCTTCAGATCACGCTTTATCTTACCGACATGGACGCCTACGAATCGGTCAACGAGACTTACGAACGATATTTCGAGGACACGTACCCGGCGCGCACGACTGTCGGAGCCTACGAACTACTCGGTGGTGCCGCAGTCACCATCAACGCAGTCGCCGCCCTCGAATAA
- the arsB gene encoding ACR3 family arsenite efflux transporter → MSSVEHDHGPNCSCPQCGDPRSMDFLDKYLTVWIFGAMAVGVGLGYIAPSVTQPIQNFHLVEIGLVVMMYPPLAKADYSQLRTVFSNWRVLGLSLIQNWLIGPTLMFALAVVFFSGLVPGLPARPEFFLGLVFIGMARCIAMVLVWNELAEGSPEYVTGLVAFNSLFQIVTYGVYVWFFGLFLPPLLGMESLVAGITTFDITPMQVFQAIVVFLGIPFVGGFLTRYIGTHVKSEEWYEEEFVPKIDPLTLVALLFTVIVMFATQGENIVSAPADVLLIAVPLTIYFVVMFFVSFGMGKGIGADYSTTTAIGFTAASNNFELAIAVAVAVFGVGSGVAFTTVVGPLIEVPVLLALVHVALYFQRKLDWSGTGTGSLDTSPSEATTDD, encoded by the coding sequence GTGAGTAGCGTCGAGCACGACCACGGCCCGAACTGCTCGTGTCCGCAGTGTGGCGACCCGCGCTCAATGGATTTCCTCGACAAGTATCTCACCGTCTGGATCTTCGGCGCGATGGCCGTTGGCGTAGGATTGGGCTACATTGCCCCATCGGTGACCCAACCGATTCAGAACTTCCACCTCGTGGAGATCGGTCTTGTAGTCATGATGTACCCGCCGCTAGCGAAAGCGGACTACTCGCAGCTCCGGACGGTGTTCAGCAACTGGCGCGTCCTCGGGCTGAGCCTCATCCAGAACTGGCTCATCGGCCCGACACTGATGTTTGCGCTAGCGGTCGTATTCTTCAGCGGACTCGTCCCCGGTCTGCCAGCCCGCCCTGAGTTCTTCCTCGGACTCGTCTTCATCGGGATGGCCCGGTGTATCGCGATGGTGCTCGTTTGGAACGAACTCGCCGAGGGCTCGCCCGAATACGTCACCGGGTTAGTTGCGTTCAACAGCCTCTTCCAGATCGTCACCTACGGCGTCTACGTCTGGTTCTTTGGGTTGTTCCTGCCCCCGCTGCTGGGAATGGAATCGCTCGTCGCGGGCATCACGACCTTCGACATCACGCCGATGCAGGTGTTCCAAGCCATTGTGGTCTTCCTTGGGATTCCGTTTGTGGGCGGCTTTCTGACCCGGTATATCGGTACGCATGTCAAGAGTGAGGAATGGTACGAGGAGGAGTTCGTGCCGAAGATCGATCCACTGACGCTGGTTGCGTTGCTGTTCACCGTCATCGTGATGTTCGCCACGCAGGGCGAGAACATCGTCTCGGCACCCGCTGACGTCCTCTTGATCGCCGTGCCGCTAACGATCTACTTCGTGGTGATGTTCTTCGTGAGCTTCGGCATGGGGAAGGGAATCGGTGCGGACTACTCGACGACGACCGCAATCGGATTTACAGCGGCCTCGAACAATTTCGAGCTTGCCATCGCGGTCGCGGTTGCGGTGTTCGGTGTTGGCTCCGGCGTCGCCTTCACGACCGTCGTCGGCCCGCTTATCGAGGTGCCCGTCTTGCTCGCACTGGTCCACGTTGCGCTCTATTTCCAGCGTAAGCTCGACTGGAGTGGGACCGGGACTGGTAGCCTTGACACATCACCGTCCGAGGCGACCACTGACGACTAA
- a CDS encoding low molecular weight phosphatase family protein, whose product MSTTDTADPIRLAFMCVQNAGRSQMATAFAERERDRRGLEDAVEILTGGTHPADHVHEEVIEVMREEGIDLSERMPREITSEELRSCEYVATMGCSTLDVDEDDSTVDIRDWNLLDPHGEDIDTVRSIRDDIYQHVVDLFDELSDDSQLSTTAN is encoded by the coding sequence ATGTCCACAACTGATACAGCAGATCCGATTCGGCTCGCGTTCATGTGCGTCCAGAACGCTGGCCGCTCGCAGATGGCGACCGCATTCGCCGAGCGCGAACGCGACCGCCGAGGCCTTGAGGACGCCGTCGAAATTCTCACTGGAGGTACCCACCCAGCGGACCACGTTCACGAGGAGGTCATCGAAGTCATGCGCGAGGAAGGAATTGACCTCTCGGAGCGGATGCCGCGCGAAATCACGAGCGAGGAACTTCGTTCCTGTGAGTACGTGGCGACGATGGGTTGTTCGACGCTCGATGTTGATGAGGATGATTCAACGGTTGACATCCGTGACTGGAACCTTCTCGATCCTCATGGCGAGGACATCGATACGGTACGCTCGATTCGAGACGACATTTACCAGCATGTGGTGGATCTGTTCGATGAGCTCAGCGACGACTCACAACTGAGCACCACCGCGAACTGA